A genomic region of Pseudomonadota bacterium contains the following coding sequences:
- a CDS encoding DUF4325 domain-containing protein: MAKPSKFTDIVQTVTRDVAAHPRDLTRHYAERFGISRVAANKYIQRLETEGWIARSGPSTHPVFSPGYKRRVSRLYALTGLEEHIAWQNDFRPYLSLPVNLASIASHGFTEMVNNAIDHSGGKSVFAWVSQDEEALTIIISDDGVGIFAKITEALGLPDMRQALFELAKGKLTTDPTKHSGERVFFTSKMFDGFEIEANGLQFNHDSARTHDWLEEKKNLFENGTAVFMYISLGSTRTVSEIYDQFTHAPDEYDFSKTIVPMRLAKYGEEQLVSRSQAKRLIARFDRFRSVILDFSEVQEIGQAFADELFRVYANANPSIELIPKNMTEQVERMWLRTRAPLRSASTGRET; this comes from the coding sequence ATGGCCAAGCCTTCCAAATTTACCGATATAGTCCAAACGGTCACTCGTGACGTCGCTGCGCATCCGCGAGACCTAACACGCCACTACGCCGAGCGATTCGGAATCTCCCGGGTAGCGGCGAACAAGTACATTCAGCGGCTTGAAACGGAGGGGTGGATCGCCAGAAGCGGCCCTTCTACCCATCCCGTCTTTTCGCCAGGGTACAAAAGGCGAGTATCACGGCTCTATGCCCTCACTGGTTTGGAAGAGCACATCGCGTGGCAAAACGACTTCCGCCCATACCTCAGCCTCCCAGTGAATCTCGCAAGCATCGCAAGTCACGGCTTCACAGAAATGGTGAACAATGCGATAGACCACTCTGGTGGGAAATCAGTCTTCGCTTGGGTCTCGCAGGACGAAGAGGCCCTAACGATAATCATCTCTGACGACGGGGTCGGGATTTTCGCGAAGATCACCGAAGCCCTCGGATTGCCCGATATGAGACAGGCATTGTTTGAACTGGCTAAAGGAAAGCTTACGACGGATCCAACCAAGCATAGTGGCGAGAGAGTTTTCTTCACGTCGAAAATGTTCGATGGATTTGAAATCGAAGCCAACGGACTTCAGTTCAATCACGATAGCGCTCGCACGCACGATTGGTTAGAGGAAAAGAAGAATCTCTTTGAGAACGGCACCGCCGTGTTTATGTACATTTCGTTGGGAAGCACTCGGACGGTATCTGAAATCTACGATCAGTTCACTCATGCCCCCGACGAATACGACTTCTCCAAGACAATCGTTCCGATGAGATTGGCCAAATATGGAGAAGAGCAGCTAGTCTCAAGATCCCAAGCAAAGCGGCTCATTGCTAGATTCGATCGGTTTCGATCGGTGATTCTCGACTTCTCAGAAGTCCAAGAAATTGGCCAGGCGTTTGCCGACGAGCTATTTCGTGTCTATGCGAACGCGAACCCCTCCATCGAGCTAATTCCGAAGAACATGACCGAACAAGTGGAAAGAATGTGGTTGCGTACTCGCGCTCCACTTCGAAGTGCGAGCACGGGGCGTGAGACCTAA
- a CDS encoding AMP-binding protein produces MTRLTDYTRYADAHRHYSKQALWELFDGDKDALNIAHECVDRHAGQGIEGDVAVRVAHADGRDEVITFTELAALSGRVASYFVARGVKPGERVAMMLEPSLAFYAALFGAMKMGAVAVPLFTLFGPEGLRLRMADCNPALLLLAPDKQDLAAEAGAEVVMADDAWLAHVARLPVRAPIASRADDMALYQYTSGTTRELPEAVKHRHRAIVTVAIAALYATGVRPGDRYMCPSSPAWGHGLWHGTLAPLGLGVSIAAYAGKFDAERLLEAIADYRITNLSAAATHYRLMKNSGAAARHRYALKKLTFTGEPIDSATAAWAEQTFGSPVCSIYGTTEVGVIIANYPGADDLPVKPGALGKAVPGVEVAVLDRAGQPCAPGAIGEIMLRRGDGWFPTKDLGHIDEDGYFYHNGRADDVIISAGWTMSAVEIEDTLLKHPDVAECAAIGVPDATRGQVVKAYVVSPRAASDAFITEIQQFAQQRLSRHEYPRQVEFVSELPKTPAGKVNRNVLRARVQEKS; encoded by the coding sequence GTGACCCGATTGACCGACTACACCCGCTACGCGGACGCCCACCGCCATTATTCCAAGCAGGCGCTGTGGGAACTGTTCGACGGCGACAAGGACGCGCTCAACATCGCCCACGAGTGCGTCGATCGTCATGCCGGTCAAGGTATCGAGGGCGACGTGGCCGTTCGCGTGGCCCATGCCGACGGTCGTGACGAGGTCATCACTTTCACTGAACTCGCGGCCTTGAGCGGGCGCGTGGCGAGCTACTTCGTGGCGCGCGGCGTCAAGCCCGGCGAGCGCGTGGCGATGATGCTGGAACCGTCGCTGGCGTTCTACGCGGCCTTGTTCGGCGCCATGAAGATGGGCGCGGTGGCGGTGCCGCTGTTCACGCTGTTCGGGCCGGAAGGACTGCGCCTGCGCATGGCCGACTGCAATCCCGCGCTGCTGCTGCTGGCGCCGGACAAGCAGGATCTCGCGGCCGAGGCCGGCGCCGAGGTGGTGATGGCCGACGACGCGTGGCTGGCCCATGTCGCGCGCCTGCCGGTGCGCGCCCCGATCGCGAGTCGCGCCGATGACATGGCGCTCTACCAGTACACCTCCGGCACCACGCGCGAACTGCCCGAAGCGGTCAAGCACCGTCACCGCGCCATCGTCACGGTGGCCATCGCCGCGCTCTACGCGACCGGCGTGCGGCCCGGCGATCGCTACATGTGTCCGTCGTCGCCGGCCTGGGGCCATGGCCTGTGGCATGGCACGCTCGCGCCACTCGGCCTCGGCGTCAGCATCGCGGCCTATGCCGGCAAGTTCGACGCCGAACGGCTGCTCGAGGCCATCGCCGATTACCGCATCACCAACCTGTCGGCGGCCGCCACCCACTATCGCCTGATGAAGAACAGCGGCGCCGCCGCGCGTCATCGCTACGCGTTGAAGAAACTGACCTTCACCGGCGAGCCGATAGACAGCGCCACCGCCGCGTGGGCCGAACAGACCTTCGGCTCGCCGGTGTGCAGCATCTATGGCACCACGGAAGTCGGCGTGATCATCGCCAACTATCCCGGCGCCGACGACTTGCCGGTCAAGCCGGGCGCGCTCGGCAAGGCGGTGCCGGGCGTGGAAGTGGCCGTTCTCGATCGCGCCGGCCAGCCCTGCGCGCCGGGCGCGATCGGCGAGATCATGCTGCGCCGGGGCGACGGCTGGTTTCCGACCAAGGATCTCGGTCATATCGACGAAGACGGTTACTTCTATCACAACGGCCGCGCCGACGACGTCATCATCTCGGCCGGCTGGACCATGAGCGCGGTCGAGATCGAAGACACCCTGCTCAAGCATCCGGACGTCGCCGAGTGCGCCGCCATCGGCGTGCCCGATGCCACCCGTGGCCAGGTGGTGAAGGCCTACGTGGTGTCGCCGCGCGCGGCGTCGGACGCCTTCATCACCGAGATTCAACAGTTCGCGCAACAGCGCCTGAGTCGTCACGAGTATCCGCGCCAGGTGGAGTTCGTCAGCGAACTGCCCAAGACCCCGGCCGGCAAGGTCAATCGCAACGTGCTGCGCGCACGTGTGCAGGAAAAATCCTGA
- a CDS encoding MaoC family dehydratase N-terminal domain-containing protein, with product MSTKQAREEFPRITDQGLDDLKRRINVRIAQEPEPWCFEATRDNIRHYAHGIGDDNPLWCDPEYARTTAHGGIIACPSFLFACSRIASGYVGGLPGIHAMWAGANWTWHKPTRRNDAVSTESYLKDLVIHETRFAGRAVQQIYHVDFFNQDGDRLAEVDSWCFRTERDTAREQGTKYTEVKARPDKRWSDEELAEVYRTYAREEVRGATKRYWQDVEVGERLPTLAKGPMTVTGFIAYAQGWGGLYIRANKLAWRMIHAHPGLGIANRFNIPDCPERVHWEPEFALKVGAPGAYDYGPERCSWLTHHLTNWMGDDGFLVASMSKIRRHNPEGDVLMFNGEVTRKFVDDAGRHCVEIAQRAANQDDEDSILGTGVVALPVRP from the coding sequence ATGAGTACAAAGCAGGCGCGCGAGGAATTTCCGCGCATCACCGACCAGGGCCTCGACGATCTCAAGCGCCGCATCAACGTACGCATCGCGCAGGAGCCGGAGCCGTGGTGCTTCGAGGCGACGCGCGACAACATCCGTCACTACGCGCACGGCATCGGCGATGACAACCCGCTGTGGTGTGACCCGGAGTACGCCCGCACCACTGCCCACGGCGGCATCATCGCCTGTCCGTCGTTCCTGTTCGCCTGTTCGCGCATCGCCTCCGGCTATGTCGGCGGCCTGCCGGGCATCCACGCGATGTGGGCCGGCGCCAACTGGACCTGGCACAAGCCGACGCGGCGCAACGACGCGGTCTCGACCGAATCGTATTTGAAAGATCTCGTGATCCACGAAACCCGTTTCGCCGGCCGTGCCGTGCAGCAGATTTACCATGTCGATTTCTTCAACCAGGACGGCGACAGGCTGGCCGAGGTCGACAGCTGGTGCTTCCGCACCGAGCGCGACACCGCGCGCGAGCAGGGCACCAAGTACACCGAGGTCAAGGCGCGCCCCGACAAGCGCTGGAGCGATGAGGAACTGGCCGAGGTCTATCGCACCTACGCGCGCGAGGAAGTGCGCGGTGCGACGAAGCGTTACTGGCAGGATGTCGAAGTCGGCGAGCGTCTGCCGACCCTCGCCAAGGGACCGATGACGGTGACCGGCTTCATCGCCTACGCGCAGGGCTGGGGCGGCCTCTACATCCGCGCCAACAAGCTGGCGTGGCGCATGATCCACGCCCACCCCGGGCTCGGTATCGCCAATCGCTTCAACATCCCCGATTGCCCCGAGCGCGTGCACTGGGAACCGGAGTTCGCGCTCAAGGTCGGCGCGCCGGGCGCCTACGACTACGGCCCCGAGCGCTGCTCGTGGCTGACCCATCACCTCACCAACTGGATGGGAGACGACGGCTTCCTGGTGGCATCAATGAGCAAGATCCGCCGTCACAATCCCGAAGGCGACGTCTTGATGTTCAACGGCGAGGTGACGCGCAAGTTCGTCGACGATGCCGGCCGCCACTGCGTCGAAATCGCCCAGCGCGCCGCCAACCAGGACGACGAGGATTCGATCCTGGGCACGGGGGTGGTGGCCCTGCCTGTGCGACCGTGA